The sequence ggaGCTTCTAGTGACTATTGGCACTTGAGAGAAATTAATAGCTTCTTTGGCTTTCAAAGCTTttctaaagtatttaaaaattgacTGAAGGCTAGAGGAAGGGGCTAAGTTGTGTTTTTCTGTACCAGCAGAAACCATAGGAAACTCCTTTTTCAAAACAGTAGCTGCAGGTTTATCCAAAGGCTTCGGGCTTGTTACCCATTCACGGCAGTGGTGCTTTATCCATGCTAATAACTGAACGTCACTCCCCAGCTGGTGTCCTACATGATGTTCAGAGTCAATAAGTGCAACAGCATATACTTTGTTCATCACTTCCCACTTTCTACGAACAAGCAAGTCCATAAAAACCAAGCCTCCATAACCATGTACAATGAAGGCAACATCCTTGCCTTCAGTCTTTGAAATGAAGGAATCCCAAATGTAAGCCATGTGTTCTTCAGGGGTGTTGCTGCATGTTTTTGGAATGCATTGGAGAGACTGCTGGGGAGATAAAAAGCTCTCAGCCTGAACCATTTTTCTGGAGGAGGACTCAACATTTTGTGTTAAAAGGACTTTCCACTCTTTTTCTGTCGTTAGGTCCACAAAATTGTCATTGGGGTTTAGTACAATTACATCATAATGTGCTTGCAAGGCCATTTGAATACATGGTATCTGACTTCCATGTTGGAGACCATGGTGTATTATTGCCTGCTGACTCCACTGACCAGCTCTAAAGACCCCATGGTCTTGAAGAAGGACAAGAAGAGCAGAATGATGATTTGTTAATGCTCTCTCACTCATGAAAAAGAAGCTTCTTGCTTCCTTATCAGCCTCTCGTGGGATATATACCTTTTGTAATTTGCACACTTTCTCCAAAAGTTCATAAATGTATTGTTCAAGCAAATGGCCAAGGGCCTGGTAGCGCTTGCTATTCTTCTCCAGGACATTTTTATAATAGTTAAACACAAAAGGCCGCTGTGTCTCAGTGTGTCTCAATTCAGATTTTTCATTAAAGTCATATTTAAGTTCCTCTACTAAGTCAGATTGTTCAATAAATCTTTGGAAGCTCAATTCCTGAGTCACGGGTAACCACTGAAAGTAAAAGGCAATAGTATGTCagtgccagaaaaaaataaaatacacgtTTCATCTTGCTAAATTCTTCCTGTGGGAAATCATGCTAAATTGAGCACTTCATGAAGACATTAACATTTTAACCTATGCTAGAGATTTTAACCCCAAATAATTGTGAATGATGTAAAATAGTGAGAGACTGAATACACTAAGGGACAATAGACAGACCATTTATAAAACTAGAACACTGACCCCACAACCTGCAGCAACTCGCCCAGGAAGCCAATTCCTTAACCTATAATAAACAGCCC is a genomic window of Sus scrofa isolate TJ Tabasco breed Duroc chromosome 13, Sscrofa11.1, whole genome shotgun sequence containing:
- the TRMT10C gene encoding mitochondrial ribonuclease P protein 1 isoform X2; protein product: MHLNYCVACAEVEWLPVTQELSFQRFIEQSDLVEELKYDFNEKSELRHTETQRPFVFNYYKNVLEKNSKRYQALGHLLEQYIYELLEKVCKLQKVYIPREADKEARSFFFMSERALTNHHSALLVLLQDHGVFRAGQWSQQAIIHHGLQHGSQIPCIQMALQAHYDVIVLNPNDNFVDLTTEKEWKVLLTQNVESSSRKMVQAESFLSPQQSLQCIPKTCSNTPEEHMAYIWDSFISKTEGKDVAFIVHGYGGLVFMDLLVRRKWEVMNKVYAVALIDSEHHVGHQLGSDVQLLAWIKHHCREWVTSPKPLDKPAATVLKKEFPMVSAGTEKHNLAPSSSLQSIFKYFRKALKAKEAINFSQVPIVTRSSTKRKQST